A DNA window from Setaria viridis chromosome 2, Setaria_viridis_v4.0, whole genome shotgun sequence contains the following coding sequences:
- the LOC117842740 gene encoding uncharacterized protein → MAAPREARRPSSPTTSSWRSSRASPSRRSSDSRAWFGFITERLRKIPPTLQGFLYGPTNKNYGHFFNLLGRSVPPVDPSFAFLTKLPEIERIILMGSCNGLVLFLHSRRSEAHEREDYIVCNPATKEWVLVPGTGTQCDNELNYSVTAGYLIFDPAVSSGFKLVQFMFGTNMTLLQVHTYSSESRVWSGKSTECWSDVSIQTWVFSAIVNGMLHLVARLGSDYQVVIVAVDEEGGKHRIISWPEEERGLLVQLGQSQGLLHCTSGHRDDLGYMTELSISALEDYGTEQWILKDSVSCLQLFGEVNCCIADSTVAFHPDHNLVFFFHLWNRKLVSYDMDSKEVTTLCRLGGWIPITPYFPYFVESSALVKSH, encoded by the coding sequence atggctgcCCCGAGGGAAGCACGGCGGCCGTCCTCCCCGACGACATCCTCCTGGAGATCCTCTCGCGCCTCCCCGTCAAGGCGCTCTTCCGATTCCAGAGCCTGGTTCGGCTTCATCACCGAACGCCTCAGGAAGATCCCCCCAACACTGCAAGGCTTCTTGTACGGGCCGACGAACAAGAACTATGGGCATTTCTTCAACCTGCTGGGTAGATCCGTGCCTCCCGTCGACCCGTCCTTCGCCTTCCTCACGAAGCTGCCCGAGATCGAGCGGATCATCCTCATGGGTTCCTGCAATGGGCTTGTGCTCTTTCTGCACAGCCGGCGTTCAGAAGCACACGAACGAGAAGACTATATCGTGTGCAACCCCGCCACCAAGGAATGGGTGCTGGTGCCTGGCACGGGCACTCAGTGCGATAATGAATTGAACTATTCGGTCACTGCCGGCTATTTGATTTTCGATCCAGCCGTCTCCTCAGGATTTAAGTTGGTCCAGTTCATGTTTGGCACTAACATGACTTTGTTACAGGTGCACACCTACTCGTCTGAAAGTAGAGTATGGAGTGGCAAGTCAACTGAATGTTGGTCAGATGTAAGCATCCAAACCTGGGTCTTCAGCGCCATTGTTAATGGTATGCTGCATTTGGTTGCCAGACTCGGATCTGATTACCAGGTTGTGATAGTTGCGGTTGATGAGGAAGGGGGTAAACATAGGATTATCAGCTGGCCAGAAGAGGAGCGCGGTTTGCTTGTTCAACTTGGTCAATCTCAAGGGCTCCTGCATTGCACGAGTGGGCATAGAGACGATCTTGGCTATATGACTGAGCTGTCGATTTCGGCTCTTGAGGACTATGGTACAGAACAATGGATCCTGAAGGATAGTGTGAGCTGTCTGCAGCTGTTTGGAGAAGTGAATTGCTGTATAGCTGACTCCACTGTTGCATTTCATCCAGATCACAACTTGGTCTTCTTTTTCCACCTCTGGAATAGGAAACTGGTATCATATGACATGGATAGCAAGGAAGTGACTACTCTGTGCAGACTAGGTGGCTGGATTCCTATTACCCCGTACTTTCCATATTTCGTGGAGTCATCAGCACTTGTCAAGAGTCATTGA